The following proteins are co-located in the Sphingomonas donggukensis genome:
- a CDS encoding 2OG-Fe(II) oxygenase family protein, which yields MLPGAPVAIDRAIDTAIRLRDAGQGGAALNELKAALATWPGEAGLWQTLGTVHRALEQSSEAIDAFSEAVRLRPQNVRAAQGVAQATLEAGRPAAALFEALARKAPGEGQLLLGLAAAQWAEGDAEAALKGLATAVDANPLWLEGQATLADLRWQAGDRQGFAGGYVSALRAHPAHLGLWLALIDLLVRLEMYDTATNVIAQAHQSTGEIAPLMLAEAICASELGDIAAADAAFDRIVSPTAGVAVIERHTRHLIATRRVEQAADGIDAALSRADADSLWPYAALIWRVLDDPRWQWLEGDPALVATYDLDIDLPALAERLRALHTARSDPLGQSVRGGTQTDGPLFANAAPEIQSARTAIVDAVGRHIAGLGRRDPRHPTLRHVGKPFRFAGSWSVRLTDGGHHSPHVHSRGWLSSACHIVLPGGHAAGDSGGVAGAGQLLLGQSPAALRLDLAPLRTIDPQPGRLVMFPSTMWHGTTPIGAGERLSIAFDVAAIG from the coding sequence ATGCTGCCCGGCGCACCTGTCGCGATCGATCGCGCGATCGACACCGCTATCCGCCTGCGCGACGCGGGACAGGGCGGTGCTGCCCTGAACGAACTGAAGGCGGCGCTCGCGACATGGCCGGGTGAGGCGGGGCTGTGGCAGACACTGGGGACGGTGCATCGGGCGCTGGAGCAGTCGAGCGAAGCCATCGACGCATTTTCTGAGGCCGTGCGATTGCGGCCGCAGAACGTGCGCGCCGCGCAGGGTGTCGCGCAGGCGACGCTGGAAGCCGGTCGTCCCGCCGCCGCGCTGTTCGAGGCGCTCGCCCGCAAGGCACCGGGCGAGGGCCAACTGCTCCTGGGTCTCGCCGCCGCGCAATGGGCTGAGGGCGATGCAGAAGCGGCGCTGAAGGGGCTGGCGACAGCGGTCGATGCCAACCCGCTGTGGCTTGAAGGACAGGCGACGCTGGCCGACCTGCGCTGGCAGGCGGGCGACCGGCAGGGTTTTGCGGGCGGCTATGTTTCGGCGCTGCGTGCGCATCCTGCGCATCTGGGCCTGTGGCTGGCGCTGATCGACCTGTTGGTGCGCCTCGAGATGTACGACACGGCGACGAACGTGATCGCGCAGGCGCATCAGTCGACCGGCGAGATTGCGCCTCTGATGCTGGCGGAGGCGATCTGCGCGTCCGAGCTTGGCGACATCGCCGCCGCCGACGCCGCCTTCGACCGGATCGTATCGCCGACCGCCGGTGTGGCGGTCATCGAACGGCACACGCGACACCTGATCGCCACCCGGCGGGTCGAGCAGGCGGCGGACGGAATTGATGCCGCGCTTTCCCGGGCGGACGCCGATAGCCTGTGGCCCTATGCGGCGCTGATCTGGCGCGTGCTGGACGATCCGCGGTGGCAGTGGCTGGAGGGTGATCCCGCGCTGGTCGCGACCTACGATCTCGATATCGACCTGCCGGCGCTCGCGGAGCGTCTGCGTGCCCTGCACACGGCGCGAAGCGACCCGCTCGGCCAGTCGGTGCGCGGCGGCACCCAGACCGATGGCCCGCTGTTCGCCAACGCGGCGCCGGAGATCCAGTCGGCCCGCACAGCGATCGTCGACGCGGTCGGGCGTCATATCGCGGGACTGGGGCGGCGTGACCCAAGGCATCCGACGCTGCGGCATGTCGGCAAGCCGTTTCGCTTCGCCGGGTCGTGGTCGGTGCGCCTGACCGACGGCGGACATCACAGCCCGCACGTTCACTCCCGGGGATGGCTGAGTTCGGCGTGCCACATCGTTCTGCCCGGCGGGCATGCTGCCGGGGACAGTGGCGGCGTCGCCGGCGCGGGGCAGCTGCTGCTCGGACAGTCGCCCGCGGCGCTACGCCTCGATCTGGCGCCGCTCCGCACGATCGATCCGCAGCCGGGCCGCCTGGTGATGTTCCCTTCGACCATGTGGCACGGCACCACGCCTATCGGCGCGGGCGAACGTCTGAGCATCGCCTTCGACGTCGCCGCAATCGGCTGA
- a CDS encoding peptidoglycan D,D-transpeptidase FtsI family protein: protein MIVLVAPHSGDRRREAGRHSLVSVAHQRLMVLMLLFAFANCLVIGKLGWMALSAQPATSRDAAAALVPLRGDIVDRNGAPLARTIDAWSIGIQPQNVIGDKVQLAMRLAELIPERDASQYLGILNSGVRFTYLKHRAMPELVSAVNALGDPGITFAREPERLYPQGTIGAQLLGYLNSSRSGVRGVEKVLDDRLNDPALRGTPAALSIDLRVQGALENELGRAMASFQAAGAAGVVLDVHTGEVLAMSSLPSFNPNKVQAGEGGILNNVTQSVYELGSAFKPIAMAAAIDTGTVTSMSRRFDATQPLQVGRFKIKDDHAQNRWLNIPETLIHSSNIATARIADEMGKEKLSAMFRKVGFDTAPDIEIEKARPLWPKFWARTTTMTTAYGHGIAVTPLHLASAYASLVNGGIWRPATLMKVAPGQAASGRRVISESTSARMRQLLRLIVTDGTGKKAEAPGFRVGGKTGTAEKPGVGGYSKHVNVSTFAAAFPMDAPRYVVIAMLDSPKGNAESFGLTTAAWTAAPVVSRFIMRAGPLLGVQPDVRRDVDLSDITPLLWRAPGEKLGAAE, encoded by the coding sequence TTGATCGTCCTGGTCGCCCCCCACAGCGGCGATCGCCGCCGCGAGGCCGGCCGGCATTCGCTGGTCAGCGTCGCGCACCAGCGCCTGATGGTGCTGATGCTGCTGTTCGCCTTCGCCAATTGCCTGGTGATCGGGAAGCTGGGGTGGATGGCTCTGTCGGCGCAGCCGGCGACGTCGCGCGACGCGGCGGCGGCGCTGGTCCCCTTGCGCGGCGACATCGTCGACCGCAACGGCGCGCCGCTGGCCCGCACGATCGACGCCTGGTCGATCGGCATCCAGCCGCAGAACGTGATCGGCGACAAGGTGCAGCTGGCGATGCGGCTGGCCGAGCTGATCCCGGAACGTGACGCCAGCCAGTATCTCGGCATCCTGAATTCGGGCGTCCGCTTCACCTATCTGAAGCACCGCGCGATGCCCGAACTGGTGTCGGCGGTGAACGCGCTGGGCGATCCCGGCATCACCTTCGCCCGCGAGCCCGAACGCCTGTATCCGCAGGGGACGATCGGCGCGCAGTTGCTCGGCTATCTCAACTCCAGCCGCTCGGGCGTGCGCGGCGTCGAGAAGGTGCTCGACGACCGGCTGAACGATCCCGCGCTGCGCGGGACGCCCGCGGCGCTGTCGATCGACCTGCGCGTGCAGGGTGCGCTGGAGAACGAACTCGGGCGCGCGATGGCGAGCTTCCAGGCGGCAGGTGCGGCGGGCGTGGTGCTCGACGTGCACACCGGCGAAGTGCTGGCGATGTCGTCGCTGCCGAGCTTCAACCCGAACAAGGTGCAAGCGGGCGAGGGCGGCATCCTGAACAATGTGACGCAGAGCGTGTATGAGCTCGGTTCCGCGTTCAAGCCGATCGCGATGGCGGCGGCGATCGATACCGGCACCGTCACCTCGATGTCGCGACGCTTCGATGCGACCCAGCCGCTCCAGGTCGGGCGCTTCAAGATCAAGGACGATCACGCCCAGAACCGCTGGCTGAACATCCCCGAGACGCTGATCCACTCGTCGAACATCGCGACCGCACGGATCGCGGACGAGATGGGCAAGGAAAAGCTGTCGGCGATGTTCCGCAAGGTCGGCTTCGACACCGCGCCCGATATCGAGATCGAGAAGGCGCGGCCGCTGTGGCCCAAATTCTGGGCGCGCACGACGACGATGACGACCGCCTACGGCCACGGCATCGCGGTGACGCCGCTGCATCTGGCGAGCGCCTATGCCTCGCTGGTTAACGGCGGTATCTGGCGCCCGGCGACGCTGATGAAGGTTGCGCCGGGCCAGGCCGCATCTGGCCGGCGCGTCATCTCGGAATCGACCAGCGCGCGGATGCGTCAGCTGCTGCGGCTGATCGTGACCGACGGCACCGGCAAGAAGGCCGAGGCGCCGGGCTTCCGCGTCGGCGGCAAGACCGGCACCGCGGAGAAGCCGGGGGTCGGCGGCTATTCCAAACACGTCAACGTATCGACGTTCGCGGCAGCTTTCCCGATGGACGCACCGCGCTATGTGGTGATCGCCATGCTCGATTCGCCCAAGGGAAATGCCGAAAGCTTCGGCCTGACGACCGCCGCCTGGACCGCCGCACCGGTGGTCAGCCGCTTCATCATGCGCGCCGGGCCGCTGCTGGGCGTGCAGCCCGACGTGCGCCGCGACGTCGACCTGTCCGACATCACGCCGCTGCTGTGGCGGGCGCCGGGCGAGAAGCTGGGCGCGGCGGAATGA
- a CDS encoding division/cell wall cluster transcriptional repressor MraZ — protein sequence MNDFELYEGSALQGVDAKGRVAIPADFRATFEKNSEARTIVIGIHPLLPCLRAYDLGWSKINFAQIQRDMQSPDADVRAIAQKRNADFSDVDRAPFDPSGRFVLDEFFRSEAQIETPGWAFFSGDAQTFNIWNPDVLMATTEGVSPVTRRRCAYLMANRKVRA from the coding sequence GTGAACGACTTCGAACTTTACGAGGGCAGCGCGTTGCAGGGGGTCGATGCGAAGGGTCGCGTCGCCATCCCCGCCGATTTCCGCGCCACGTTCGAAAAGAATTCCGAAGCCCGCACCATCGTCATCGGCATCCACCCGCTGCTGCCGTGCCTGCGCGCCTATGACCTCGGCTGGTCGAAGATCAATTTCGCCCAGATCCAGCGCGACATGCAGAGCCCCGACGCCGACGTCCGCGCCATCGCCCAGAAGCGCAACGCCGATTTCTCCGATGTCGATCGTGCCCCGTTCGACCCGAGCGGCCGGTTCGTGCTGGATGAGTTCTTCCGCTCCGAAGCGCAGATCGAGACGCCGGGCTGGGCGTTCTTTTCCGGCGACGCGCAGACGTTCAACATCTGGAACCCCGACGTGCTGATGGCGACGACCGAGGGCGTCAGCCCGGTCACGCGCCGTCGCTGCGCGTACCTGATGGCCAATCGCAAGGTGCGGGCATGA
- a CDS encoding EAL domain-containing protein: MRILIIDDEPAMHESYAQSFRPRDAGAGAGLDAMAAELFGDDAADDAGALRPECATFDLTHSMQGLDGVAAVEAALAAGTPYSVAFIDVRMPPGIDGKETARRIRALDPDINLVIVTGYSDFSPLEISRAAGPADKIFYIAKPFEVEEVVQTATALCHRWASDRELAIAREAMAGHVRLLEEQKLELAANESRAVHMANHDSLTDAPNRLAFLRALHGSVRSTERFAMAMLDLDRFKLVNDSFGHLAGDELIRVVCERLHQAAPRGTFIARLGGDEFAALFPATGEDEASMICERLLKACATTFSVFGHSVQGGASVGVVVVEPGSTGDPIDVMRRADLALNEAKRSGRGVVRAFDESMDESIRFRRRIESGLSNAIAGGELSLVYQPIVARETLEITGFEALLRWHSPEYGMISPAMFIPIAEESNLIHELGDWVLETALAAVKAWPGQYVSVNFSPRQFRRQNFVGQVIERVQRSGVSPSRVQIEITETAIFDDAERAADTLYRLRQMGFRIALDDFGTGYSSLYNIRKFALDCLKIDRSFIDGMGRERESMAIVQSIIHLGRALGMEVVAEGVETQAQVETLRVAGCSHLQGYHLARPMPQDDADTLATARFIGTSDEAATGTAA; the protein is encoded by the coding sequence GTGCGCATTCTTATCATCGATGACGAACCCGCGATGCATGAGAGCTACGCGCAGAGCTTTCGCCCGCGCGATGCGGGCGCGGGGGCCGGGCTCGATGCGATGGCGGCGGAGCTGTTCGGCGACGATGCGGCGGACGACGCAGGCGCGCTGAGGCCCGAATGTGCGACGTTCGACCTGACGCACAGCATGCAGGGGCTGGACGGCGTCGCCGCGGTCGAGGCGGCGCTGGCGGCAGGCACGCCATATTCGGTCGCGTTCATCGACGTGCGGATGCCGCCGGGGATCGACGGCAAGGAAACCGCGCGCCGCATCCGCGCGCTCGATCCCGACATCAACCTGGTGATCGTCACCGGCTATTCGGATTTCTCCCCGCTGGAGATCAGCCGCGCGGCGGGCCCGGCAGACAAGATCTTCTACATCGCCAAGCCGTTCGAGGTGGAGGAAGTCGTCCAGACCGCCACGGCCCTCTGCCACCGCTGGGCATCGGACCGCGAACTGGCGATCGCGCGCGAGGCGATGGCGGGCCATGTCCGGCTTCTCGAAGAACAGAAGCTGGAGCTCGCCGCGAACGAGAGCCGCGCGGTCCACATGGCGAACCATGATTCGCTGACCGACGCGCCCAATCGCCTGGCCTTTCTGCGCGCACTACATGGATCAGTACGCAGCACCGAGCGGTTCGCGATGGCGATGCTCGATCTCGACCGGTTCAAGCTGGTCAACGACAGTTTCGGCCATCTCGCCGGCGACGAGTTGATCCGGGTGGTGTGCGAGCGTCTGCATCAGGCCGCACCGCGTGGCACGTTCATCGCACGGCTGGGCGGCGACGAATTCGCCGCGCTGTTCCCCGCCACCGGCGAGGACGAGGCGTCGATGATCTGCGAGCGCCTGCTGAAGGCGTGCGCGACGACGTTCAGCGTGTTCGGCCATTCGGTGCAGGGCGGTGCCTCGGTCGGCGTGGTCGTGGTCGAGCCGGGTTCGACTGGCGACCCGATCGACGTCATGCGCCGCGCCGACCTGGCGCTGAACGAAGCCAAGCGCAGCGGGCGGGGCGTAGTGCGCGCGTTCGACGAAAGCATGGACGAATCGATCCGCTTCCGCCGCCGCATCGAAAGCGGGCTGTCGAACGCGATCGCCGGCGGCGAACTATCGCTGGTGTACCAGCCGATCGTCGCGCGCGAGACGCTGGAGATCACCGGGTTCGAGGCGCTGCTGCGCTGGCACAGCCCCGAATATGGCATGATTTCCCCGGCGATGTTCATCCCGATCGCCGAGGAATCGAACCTGATCCATGAGCTGGGCGACTGGGTGCTCGAAACCGCGCTTGCCGCCGTGAAGGCGTGGCCGGGGCAATATGTCTCGGTCAACTTCTCGCCGCGCCAGTTCCGCCGCCAGAATTTCGTGGGGCAGGTGATCGAGCGCGTCCAGCGTTCGGGCGTGTCGCCCAGCCGCGTCCAGATCGAGATCACCGAAACCGCCATCTTCGACGATGCCGAACGCGCCGCCGATACCCTTTATCGCCTGCGCCAGATGGGCTTCCGCATCGCGCTCGACGATTTCGGCACCGGCTATTCCTCGCTCTACAACATCCGCAAATTCGCGCTCGATTGCCTGAAGATCGACCGCAGCTTCATCGACGGCATGGGGCGCGAGCGGGAGTCGATGGCGATCGTTCAGTCGATCATCCATCTCGGCCGCGCGCTGGGGATGGAAGTGGTCGCCGAAGGGGTCGAGACGCAGGCGCAGGTCGAAACGCTGCGCGTCGCGGGCTGCTCGCACCTGCAGGGCTATCATCTGGCGCGGCCGATGCCGCAGGACGATGCCGATACGCTCGCCACCGCACGCTTCATCGGCACCAGCGACGAGGCGGCGACCGGGACCGCAGCCTGA
- a CDS encoding CHASE4 domain-containing protein — protein MPTLPARLAERLGLSRVPRSLGAKLVLILTAVGLAGSIAIAALLSLVITPSFNRLEDAAVAAHVERTRAALGDFARKVETAVRDYGDWNSSYDYMAAPSAAFERESFSTLAMQNLDVSGMAYVANDGRIVIARWIDPGAGVDRPDLRARLIAAVPAMRLDRLLATDSSKGFYLRLGDRLAAIGVARVRRSDGTGTPRGYVLMARELSSAQLRTLLQLPARVDLTSASEAVTVDPARETLGISVPVVGADGRPVAATRFSVPRDLSRLGRQMLFLAVGGAVVLLMVVLMALRRIIGRLVLQPLHRVERHMGVVQASGTLAPLAGAPRVDEIGSLVTSFNAMLRQLKDLREQVEVQSFKLGQSESAVAVMHNVRNALGPISTILSRGLATPSTADRVLIDRALGELAGDAVPLARRQKLTAFVAAAAHADVAEREQRRADMEIGRTALHNVLEIIGRQQEQAHEKPPLAACDLSDVVAQNAAIARYSGETSIAFVFPSKPHWALANRVILSQVIGNLFANAGEAITARGGEGGSINVAIVETGDRVELVIRDDGEGFDAGAEPRFFQRGFSTRAHKSGGLGLHWCANSMLAMGGSLRLESDGRGTGARAILTVQAMPAEVDLSERAA, from the coding sequence ATGCCGACCCTGCCGGCGCGACTGGCCGAGCGGCTGGGCCTGTCGCGCGTACCGCGCTCGCTCGGGGCGAAGCTGGTGCTGATCCTGACCGCGGTGGGCCTGGCGGGTAGCATCGCCATCGCCGCGCTGCTTTCGCTGGTCATCACGCCCAGTTTCAACCGGCTGGAGGATGCCGCGGTGGCCGCGCATGTCGAACGCACGCGCGCCGCGCTCGGCGACTTCGCCCGCAAGGTCGAAACCGCGGTGCGCGACTATGGCGACTGGAATTCCAGCTACGATTACATGGCCGCGCCGTCGGCGGCGTTCGAGCGAGAGAGCTTTTCGACGCTGGCGATGCAGAACCTCGACGTCAGCGGCATGGCCTATGTCGCCAACGACGGGCGCATCGTCATCGCGCGTTGGATCGATCCGGGCGCGGGCGTCGATCGCCCCGACCTGCGCGCGCGGCTGATCGCGGCGGTGCCCGCGATGCGGCTCGACCGGCTGCTCGCAACCGACAGTTCGAAGGGCTTCTACCTGCGCCTCGGCGACCGGCTGGCGGCGATCGGGGTGGCGCGGGTGCGCCGCAGCGACGGCACCGGCACGCCGCGCGGATATGTGCTGATGGCGCGCGAACTGTCGTCGGCGCAGCTGCGCACGCTGCTGCAACTGCCCGCGCGGGTCGACCTGACGAGCGCGAGCGAGGCGGTGACGGTGGATCCCGCGCGCGAGACTTTGGGGATATCGGTGCCGGTGGTCGGCGCGGACGGGCGCCCGGTCGCGGCGACGCGGTTCAGCGTGCCGCGCGACCTGTCGCGGCTGGGGCGGCAGATGCTGTTCCTGGCGGTCGGCGGGGCGGTCGTGCTGCTGATGGTGGTGCTGATGGCGCTGCGGCGGATTATCGGGCGGCTGGTGCTGCAACCGCTGCATCGGGTCGAGCGCCACATGGGCGTCGTCCAGGCGTCCGGCACGCTTGCGCCGCTGGCGGGGGCACCGCGCGTGGACGAGATCGGCAGCCTCGTCACCAGCTTCAACGCGATGTTGCGCCAGCTGAAGGATTTGCGCGAGCAGGTCGAGGTGCAGTCGTTCAAGCTGGGCCAGAGCGAAAGCGCGGTCGCGGTGATGCACAATGTCCGCAACGCGCTGGGGCCGATCAGCACCATCCTGTCGCGCGGGCTGGCGACGCCGTCGACCGCCGACCGTGTCCTGATCGACCGGGCGCTGGGCGAGCTGGCGGGGGACGCGGTGCCGCTCGCCCGCCGGCAGAAGCTGACCGCCTTCGTCGCCGCCGCCGCCCACGCCGACGTCGCCGAGCGCGAGCAGCGTCGGGCGGATATGGAGATCGGGCGGACCGCGCTGCACAACGTGCTGGAGATCATCGGGCGCCAGCAGGAACAGGCGCATGAGAAGCCGCCGCTCGCCGCCTGCGACCTGTCCGACGTGGTCGCGCAGAATGCCGCGATCGCGCGCTATTCGGGCGAAACATCGATCGCGTTCGTGTTTCCGTCGAAGCCGCACTGGGCGCTCGCCAACCGCGTGATCCTGAGCCAGGTGATCGGAAACCTGTTCGCCAACGCCGGGGAAGCGATCACCGCGCGCGGCGGGGAGGGGGGATCGATCAACGTCGCGATCGTCGAGACGGGCGACCGCGTCGAGCTGGTAATCCGCGACGATGGCGAGGGCTTCGACGCGGGCGCCGAGCCGCGCTTCTTCCAGCGCGGGTTTTCCACGCGCGCTCACAAGTCGGGCGGGCTGGGGCTGCACTGGTGCGCCAATTCGATGCTGGCGATGGGCGGCAGCCTGCGCCTGGAAAGCGACGGGCGCGGCACCGGCGCGCGCGCGATCCTGACCGTGCAGGCGATGCCCGCCGAGGTCGATCTCAGCGAGCGTGCCGCCTGA
- a CDS encoding SET domain-containing protein, protein MGVIEPWFVVAVAGNFAGYAIYLAGLRRNLVEPNRASWLIWSAATGMEAATYAAVNPGALQGIVILVSAIACVAVTFGIWRRAAWAAPSPTETLCVAACLSALVLWLVFREAYWAHMLVVAAVPVSFLPTWASVRADPARERSPAWGLWTLGDLATLLVAARGGGEGAGQYAYLLVEFLCHASVWFMIGLATINPLRSFGRRRGGFYVLDAYRKTASLFAVGDTHLGKAVFAAVPFAEGQPLLEFTGRRFRAAQVPSLMRGAGDRYVQVTPDHYMGPSGRMDDLVNHSCDPNAGLRFADDGVYLVAIRAIAPGEEISWDYSTTLTESNWHMICQCRSPDCRRVIGNFATLAPERQEFYRARNLVAPYLRRRESVLPDVRRHAR, encoded by the coding sequence TTGGGCGTCATCGAGCCGTGGTTTGTGGTGGCGGTGGCCGGCAACTTTGCGGGCTATGCGATCTATCTCGCCGGGCTGCGCCGCAACCTCGTCGAGCCCAATCGCGCATCGTGGCTGATCTGGAGCGCGGCGACGGGGATGGAGGCGGCGACCTATGCCGCGGTGAACCCCGGCGCGTTGCAGGGCATCGTCATCCTGGTGTCGGCGATCGCCTGTGTCGCCGTCACCTTCGGCATCTGGCGCCGCGCCGCCTGGGCCGCGCCCTCGCCGACCGAAACCCTGTGCGTTGCCGCCTGCCTGTCCGCGCTCGTCCTGTGGCTGGTGTTCCGGGAAGCCTATTGGGCGCACATGCTGGTGGTCGCCGCGGTGCCGGTCAGCTTCCTGCCGACCTGGGCCAGCGTCCGCGCCGATCCCGCGCGCGAACGCTCGCCCGCATGGGGGCTGTGGACGCTCGGCGATCTGGCCACCTTGCTGGTGGCGGCGCGCGGCGGCGGCGAGGGCGCGGGCCAATATGCCTATCTGCTCGTCGAATTCCTGTGCCACGCCAGCGTCTGGTTCATGATCGGGCTGGCGACGATCAACCCCTTGCGCAGCTTCGGGCGGCGTCGCGGCGGCTTCTACGTGCTCGACGCCTATCGCAAGACCGCCAGCCTGTTCGCGGTCGGCGACACCCACCTCGGCAAGGCGGTGTTCGCCGCCGTCCCGTTCGCAGAGGGCCAGCCGCTGCTGGAATTCACCGGTCGCCGCTTTCGCGCGGCGCAGGTGCCGAGCCTGATGCGCGGTGCGGGTGACCGCTACGTGCAGGTGACGCCCGATCATTACATGGGCCCGTCGGGGCGGATGGACGATCTGGTCAACCACAGCTGCGATCCCAACGCCGGGCTGCGTTTCGCCGACGACGGCGTCTATCTGGTCGCGATCCGCGCCATCGCGCCGGGCGAGGAAATCAGCTGGGACTATTCGACGACGCTGACCGAATCGAACTGGCACATGATCTGCCAATGCCGCAGCCCCGATTGCCGCCGCGTCATCGGCAATTTCGCGACGCTGGCGCCCGAGCGGCAGGAATTCTACCGCGCCCGCAACTTGGTCGCGCCGTATCTGCGTCGGCGAGAGAGCGTCCTGCCCGACGTCAGGCGGCACGCTCGCTGA
- the rsmH gene encoding 16S rRNA (cytosine(1402)-N(4))-methyltransferase RsmH, which yields MTAAPHIPVLLDEVLAALAIAPGEAHVDATFGAGGYTRAILGQGARVFAFDRDPDAIAEGQPLVDSADGALTLIAAPFSAMEAELDTRDAAQVDGVVMDIGVSSMQLDRAERGFSFQADGPLDMRMSQEGESAADFLNGADEAAIADVIYQYGDEPKSRRVARAIVAARPLTRTSELATVVRKALGHKPHDKKDPATRTFQAIRIHLNRELDELVDGLAAAERVLKPGGRLAVVTFHSLEDRVVKRFFRERSGGTPAGSRHRPAVAAADAPTFETPARAVRAGDDETARNPRARSATLRVARRTAAAAWA from the coding sequence ATGACCGCCGCGCCGCACATTCCCGTCTTGCTCGACGAAGTGCTCGCCGCGCTCGCCATCGCGCCCGGTGAAGCGCATGTCGATGCGACCTTCGGCGCGGGCGGCTACACGCGGGCCATTCTCGGCCAGGGTGCGCGGGTGTTCGCGTTCGACCGCGATCCCGACGCCATCGCCGAGGGGCAGCCGCTGGTCGACAGCGCCGATGGCGCGCTGACGCTGATCGCCGCGCCGTTCTCGGCGATGGAGGCCGAACTCGACACGCGCGACGCTGCGCAAGTGGACGGCGTGGTGATGGACATCGGCGTGTCGTCGATGCAGCTCGACCGTGCCGAACGCGGCTTCTCGTTCCAGGCCGACGGCCCGCTCGACATGCGCATGAGTCAGGAGGGCGAGAGTGCCGCCGATTTCCTGAACGGGGCCGACGAGGCTGCGATCGCCGACGTGATCTATCAGTACGGCGACGAGCCCAAGTCGCGCCGCGTCGCCCGCGCGATCGTCGCCGCGCGCCCGCTGACCCGGACGTCCGAGCTGGCGACCGTCGTGCGCAAGGCGCTGGGCCACAAGCCGCACGACAAGAAGGATCCCGCGACCCGCACCTTCCAGGCGATCCGCATCCACCTGAACCGCGAGCTCGACGAGCTGGTCGACGGGCTGGCGGCGGCGGAGCGCGTGCTGAAGCCGGGCGGGCGACTGGCCGTGGTGACGTTTCACAGCCTGGAGGACCGGGTCGTGAAGCGGTTCTTTCGCGAGCGCAGCGGCGGCACCCCGGCAGGGTCGCGGCATCGCCCGGCTGTGGCGGCGGCGGACGCGCCGACATTCGAGACACCTGCGCGCGCCGTGCGTGCCGGAGACGACGAGACCGCGCGCAACCCGCGCGCGCGGTCCGCAACCTTGCGGGTAGCGCGGCGCACGGCAGCCGCGGCGTGGGCGTAA